Within the Sulfurospirillum barnesii SES-3 genome, the region TTAGAAATTGAACATGCTGTGCTTAGTGGTGAAGTAGATGCAGGGGTTTTGATTCATGAGAGTATTTTAGATTTTAGTGATACCCTTGTGGTCGAGCGTGAGCTATGGGATATTTGGAAAGAGTTAACCCCCAATAAAGAGCTTCCTCTGCCTCTTGGCGGTATGGCATTGCGCCGTTCTATGCCATTATTGCAAGCGATTCATTGTGAAAAAACGCTCATTAAAGCGGTTGATGTTGCCCATACGCATCAACAGCTTCTCTCCAAAATGTTGCTTGAGCGTAATCTGGTTCGGGTTGATGATGCGACGCTGAAAACGTATTTGGGTCTGTATGCTAACGCTCACTCCATCGAAATGAACGACCTACAATATGAAGCCATTGATACCCTTTTTGAACTTGGCTATCAGCATGGTTTTTACGACCAAAGCATCAAGGCAAAAGATTATCTTATTCCGCATGAATACGAAGCACTTAGGATGCGCTAATGGAAGCCAAACTCATTGGTTTAGGTGTTGAAACCTTTAAAATTGCTCTTTACCTCTCTTTACCCATGCTTTTAGCGGGAATGATTGCAGGTCTTTCCATTAGTATTTTTCAAGCGGTTACCCAAATCAATGAATCAACACTGAGTTTTGTTCCTAAAATTTTAATTACCATTGTGGTTGCTATTTTTACCATGCCATGGATGATGAACATGATGATAGAATTTACCACCCGCCTATTCGACATGATTCCTACGTTCATTTTTTAAGATGACAAAAACAATTCATTTTTCAAGCTATTCAAGTATTAAAATTGGTCCGAGCGTGGATGTCTTTCTTTTAGATTCACTGATGCCACTCCCTTTGGATTATCGCTTAATTGGTGGTGCAAACAACCTTTTAATCAGCCCAACACCTCCACCCCTTGCTATGTTGGACAAGTCTTTTGATTTCATTCGATTAGAAGAAAATGTGTTACATGTAGGTGGAGCCACACCCAGTGGTAAAATCCTCTCCTTTGCTAAAAAACACAACCTTGCAAGCTTTGAGCTGATGCAAAAACTCCCAGGAACCCTAGGCGGTATGGTTGCTATGAATGCGGGGCTTAAAGAGTGGGAAGTGTTCAATAACCTCCGTGCGATTCGCACTGAAAACGGATGGATAGAAAAATCTAAGATAAACCATGGCTACCGCTTTGCGAACATTGATGGCATCGTGTATGAAGCCACCTTTACATGTAACGAGGGTTTTGATGAAAGTCTACTAGCAATGTTTAAGCAAATGCGTGACAATCAACCTAAAGAGGCCAGCGCAGGCAGCTGTTTTAAAAATCCAAAAGGGCACTATGCTGGGAAACTGATTGAAGAAGCGGGATTTAAAGGCAAACGAATTGGCGCTATGATGTTTAGTCCCGTACATGCCAACTTTTTGGTGAACACAGGGGGTGGAACGTTTGAAGATGCACTGAAGCTCATCACGGAGGTGAAAGCAGAGGTTTTCAAGCGTTTTGGAGTGGAACTTGAAGAGGAAATTATTATCCTCTAGCGCTTTACATGTAAACATTCTAAACGCTATTTTACCTTTTCTGCACCAACGCATGAATCTGTTTTTTATCCTGTTTGCATCGATACGCAATAATATTTACCGTCCCTTTTCCTGCATATTTTGTCATTTCATACTTATCAGGAAATGCTTCAATTAATCGAGGTAATTTCTCAAATCCATACGTTCGAGGGTCAAAATCTGGTTTCGCTCTTTTAATAAAGGAACCAACCGAGCTCACATTTACAAAGCCATCATCATCTTGATACTTGTCAGATGCAATTCTTAAGAGACTATGTATTTCATTAATATCATCGCTTATGACTTTTTCATTCCCTTCGTTAGATGTTTTTTCATTGATGTCATCTTCTAAATTTTCTAGGAAAATAAACTCGTCACATGAGTTTTTAAAAGCTTCAGGAGTCTTTTTTTCACCAACACCCATCACATAGATACCTGACTCATGTATTTTAATGGATAGGGGCGTAAAATCACTGTCACTTGAGACAATCACAAAAGCATCGTAAATTCCCCGATGCAATAACTCTATCGCATCAATCACCAATGCCATATCGGTTGCATTCTTTCCTGCGACATAATCAAATTGCTGCTCAGCCTTAATCGCCAATCTTTTTATTTCACTCTCCCAGTGTTTAAGGCCCTCTTTTTTCCAATTGCCATAGGCTCTTTTGACAACGATACGTCCATGTGTAGAAATTTCAC harbors:
- a CDS encoding menaquinone biosynthesis family protein, with product MQKDLHVRIFVKTLSVAHSPDADDIFMYYAIKFGWVDTGNVCFDNIALDIETLNVEALKTTYDISAISFALYPKIRNDYALLRTAVSFGEGYGPKLVKKKESTLKRNFKVALSGTHTTNALLFKIAYPEARIVYKNFLEIEHAVLSGEVDAGVLIHESILDFSDTLVVERELWDIWKELTPNKELPLPLGGMALRRSMPLLQAIHCEKTLIKAVDVAHTHQQLLSKMLLERNLVRVDDATLKTYLGLYANAHSIEMNDLQYEAIDTLFELGYQHGFYDQSIKAKDYLIPHEYEALRMR
- the fliQ gene encoding flagellar biosynthesis protein FliQ yields the protein MEAKLIGLGVETFKIALYLSLPMLLAGMIAGLSISIFQAVTQINESTLSFVPKILITIVVAIFTMPWMMNMMIEFTTRLFDMIPTFIF
- a CDS encoding UDP-N-acetylmuramate dehydrogenase, with translation MTKTIHFSSYSSIKIGPSVDVFLLDSLMPLPLDYRLIGGANNLLISPTPPPLAMLDKSFDFIRLEENVLHVGGATPSGKILSFAKKHNLASFELMQKLPGTLGGMVAMNAGLKEWEVFNNLRAIRTENGWIEKSKINHGYRFANIDGIVYEATFTCNEGFDESLLAMFKQMRDNQPKEASAGSCFKNPKGHYAGKLIEEAGFKGKRIGAMMFSPVHANFLVNTGGGTFEDALKLITEVKAEVFKRFGVELEEEIIIL
- a CDS encoding NYN domain-containing protein translates to MKSLQKIALLIDADNTQLSKIEYVIREISTHGRIVVKRAYGNWKKEGLKHWESEIKRLAIKAEQQFDYVAGKNATDMALVIDAIELLHRGIYDAFVIVSSDSDFTPLSIKIHESGIYVMGVGEKKTPEAFKNSCDEFIFLENLEDDINEKTSNEGNEKVISDDINEIHSLLRIASDKYQDDDGFVNVSSVGSFIKRAKPDFDPRTYGFEKLPRLIEAFPDKYEMTKYAGKGTVNIIAYRCKQDKKQIHALVQKR